Proteins co-encoded in one Fibrobacter sp. UWT2 genomic window:
- a CDS encoding peptidylprolyl isomerase: protein MKFPGRLVFALSILGISFAEAEPALMEGIAAVVDGKPIMRSEYLNALYRYQETPEGNAMSEADQRKYVLDQLIDEKVLLSRIDRDSIVITDAEVDQRVNAHLSQLAASQNTDLATLEKAIRAQLGISMAQYRDQLSKQIRSHIEMARVRQRHVGSVSPTKKEVDAFFADFKDSIPQQFNCVLLSHIQLPILPDSMIVDSVKRIADALIDTLNLGMSFELLAKAHSQDTSAAKGGDLGYFKRGQLDPAFERALDVLKNGQYSANPVKTKLGWHIARVLGRKEDGVRSAQILLRTIPTAKDTAKVIALADSLQKNIKSAEAFAAAAKKYSEDKSSNFAGGRLGWFQRNEMEPAYVEPVANLNVGEISEPVLIDGAYHLFRLDDSRQTRDLTLEEDYGKIEQMAATHLENQKLEALVKKWRDEVHIEIRMTE, encoded by the coding sequence ATGAAGTTTCCTGGTCGTTTGGTTTTTGCTTTGAGCATTCTCGGCATCTCGTTTGCCGAGGCTGAACCGGCATTGATGGAAGGAATTGCTGCAGTTGTCGACGGAAAGCCGATTATGCGTTCGGAGTACTTGAATGCGTTGTACCGCTATCAGGAAACTCCCGAAGGAAACGCCATGTCTGAAGCGGACCAGCGCAAGTATGTGTTGGACCAGTTGATTGACGAAAAGGTCTTGCTTAGCCGCATTGACCGCGACTCCATCGTGATTACCGATGCCGAAGTAGACCAGCGCGTGAACGCCCACTTGTCTCAGCTTGCCGCAAGCCAGAATACGGACTTGGCGACTCTTGAAAAGGCCATTCGTGCTCAGCTCGGTATTAGCATGGCCCAGTACCGCGACCAGCTGTCGAAGCAAATTCGCAGCCACATTGAAATGGCCCGCGTCCGTCAGCGCCATGTCGGTTCTGTTTCGCCGACCAAGAAAGAAGTGGATGCCTTCTTTGCAGATTTCAAGGATTCTATTCCGCAGCAGTTCAACTGCGTGCTGTTGAGCCACATCCAGTTGCCGATTCTGCCGGATTCCATGATTGTGGACTCGGTGAAGCGTATTGCCGATGCCTTGATTGACACTCTTAACTTGGGTATGAGTTTTGAACTTTTGGCCAAGGCTCATTCGCAGGATACTTCTGCTGCCAAGGGTGGCGACCTGGGATACTTCAAGCGCGGCCAGTTGGACCCTGCTTTTGAACGTGCTCTGGATGTCTTGAAGAACGGTCAGTATTCTGCAAACCCGGTGAAGACGAAGCTCGGTTGGCATATTGCCCGCGTGCTTGGCCGTAAAGAGGACGGCGTGCGCTCGGCACAGATTTTGCTCCGTACGATTCCGACAGCAAAGGATACGGCGAAGGTGATTGCCTTGGCGGATTCCTTGCAGAAGAATATTAAGTCTGCCGAAGCTTTTGCCGCAGCAGCCAAGAAGTATAGCGAAGACAAGTCCAGCAACTTTGCCGGTGGTCGCCTCGGTTGGTTCCAGCGTAACGAAATGGAACCGGCTTATGTGGAACCCGTGGCGAATTTGAATGTGGGCGAAATTTCGGAACCGGTGCTGATCGATGGCGCCTATCACTTGTTCCGCCTCGATGATTCCCGTCAGACTCGTGACTTGACTTTGGAAGAAGATTACGGCAAGATTGAACAGATGGCGGCAACGCATCTTGAAAATCAGAAGCTTGAAGCGCTCGTGAAAAAGTGGCGCGACGAAGTGCATATCGAAATCCGCATGACGGAATAA
- the ftsE gene encoding cell division ATP-binding protein FtsE: MIHFNHVTKSYEDNWKALSNVTLRIHKGEFVFLTGHSGAGKSTLLKLIYMDERPDEERGGQVMVKFTGDCLYDSKNTPDSKIQALRRKMGIIFQDFKLLPDRNVFENVALALRIVGTPSKLINAAVFDALALVGISQKRFAMPYTLSGGEQQRVAIARAMVHNPYLLLADEPTGNLDPKNAEEVFKIFKEINARGTTVVMATHNPDFYLNSPFRRLVLDHGELLNRDLI; the protein is encoded by the coding sequence ATGATTCACTTTAACCACGTCACAAAGTCTTACGAAGACAATTGGAAGGCGCTTTCCAACGTGACGTTGCGTATTCATAAAGGTGAATTCGTGTTTTTGACCGGACATTCCGGTGCAGGTAAGTCTACGCTTTTGAAGTTGATTTACATGGACGAACGTCCTGATGAAGAACGCGGCGGCCAGGTGATGGTGAAGTTTACGGGCGACTGCCTGTACGACAGCAAGAATACGCCGGATAGCAAGATCCAGGCGCTCCGCCGCAAGATGGGAATTATCTTCCAGGATTTTAAGCTGCTGCCGGATCGCAATGTTTTTGAAAACGTGGCGCTTGCTCTCCGCATTGTGGGTACGCCGAGTAAGTTGATTAATGCAGCGGTCTTTGACGCTTTAGCGCTCGTGGGTATTAGCCAGAAACGCTTTGCCATGCCGTATACGCTTTCGGGTGGTGAACAGCAGCGTGTGGCCATTGCGCGTGCGATGGTGCATAATCCGTACCTTCTTTTGGCTGACGAACCGACGGGTAACCTTGACCCGAAAAACGCCGAAGAAGTTTTCAAAATCTTCAAGGAAATCAATGCCCGCGGTACAACCGTCGTGATGGCGACGCATAACCCGGACTTTTACTTGAATAGCCCGTTCCGTCGCCTGGTGCTTGACCACGGCGAACTCTTGAACAGAGACCTTATTTAA
- a CDS encoding arginase family protein, producing the protein MPIVTVQDFTGVYAEQPFMQGLRESAATDKNIHWFDCTQIDSTDCYCDDEAQAILRQQIESTRGDTVGIHFFDNGNYHYMSKLWTDRVQEPFDLIVFDHHPDMQPPRFEGILSCGGWIKEVLDNNKFVQNVIVIGVADHLVEEIREDLSQANAAEILNRVTFIRESELEALTSHLKGTLCRPHTPSLYISIDKDALSTAEAATNWEQGSLTFEQLTDTLQTLAQNRKILGIDVCGERARDMGFEDTAAADALNNALNEKLYLTLAGLHGIQ; encoded by the coding sequence ATGCCAATCGTTACCGTTCAAGATTTCACAGGCGTTTACGCCGAACAGCCTTTTATGCAAGGGTTGCGGGAATCTGCGGCTACCGACAAGAATATTCATTGGTTTGACTGCACTCAAATTGACAGCACAGACTGCTACTGCGACGACGAGGCGCAAGCGATTCTCCGCCAGCAAATCGAAAGCACTCGCGGCGATACCGTCGGCATTCACTTCTTCGATAACGGCAATTACCATTACATGAGTAAGCTCTGGACGGACCGCGTTCAAGAACCGTTCGACCTTATCGTATTCGATCACCATCCCGACATGCAACCACCCCGTTTCGAAGGAATCCTCAGTTGCGGCGGCTGGATCAAGGAAGTTCTTGACAACAATAAATTCGTGCAGAACGTCATCGTTATCGGAGTCGCCGACCATCTCGTCGAAGAAATCCGCGAAGACCTTTCGCAGGCAAACGCCGCCGAAATTCTGAACCGCGTCACCTTCATCCGCGAAAGTGAATTAGAGGCTCTTACCTCACACCTCAAAGGCACCCTGTGCCGACCCCATACCCCAAGCCTCTATATTTCTATCGACAAAGACGCCCTCTCTACAGCCGAGGCAGCCACCAACTGGGAGCAAGGCTCACTCACTTTTGAACAGCTCACCGACACGCTCCAAACGCTCGCACAGAACCGAAAAATTTTAGGCATCGACGTTTGCGGCGAACGCGCCCGTGACATGGGATTCGAAGACACCGCCGCAGCAGACGCTCTCAACAACGCGCTAAACGAGAAACTTTACCTCACTCTTGCGGGGCTCCATGGCATTCAATAA
- a CDS encoding pseudouridine synthase has translation MAFNNRKPQKQGAHGVARVISKRGYCSRSQAEKLVREGHVILRGKPVRDPESPAYENDEILIDGSPVTASEFVYFAMNKPRGIVTTASDEKGRKTVMDLFREEFAKMYPGKAMPHIAPVGRLDAASEGLLLFTNDTAWADRVLTDATHIKIYRVQVKGKPTAAELSQMESGFSVPPRVFGESEEFMHAERAILHSEGEKNCWLEITLSEGKNREIRRMLAHLGYEVMRLMRIQFDNFSLNDLKPGEIHKIVPKIASH, from the coding sequence ATGGCATTCAATAACCGCAAGCCCCAAAAGCAGGGCGCCCACGGCGTTGCCCGCGTGATTTCCAAACGCGGCTATTGTAGCCGCAGCCAGGCCGAAAAGCTGGTGCGCGAAGGTCACGTGATTCTTAGAGGCAAGCCCGTACGCGACCCTGAATCGCCCGCTTACGAAAACGACGAAATTCTCATAGACGGCTCCCCCGTGACCGCAAGCGAATTCGTCTACTTCGCCATGAACAAGCCCCGCGGAATCGTCACCACCGCAAGCGACGAAAAAGGCCGCAAGACCGTGATGGACTTATTCCGCGAAGAGTTCGCCAAGATGTACCCCGGCAAAGCCATGCCGCACATCGCTCCCGTAGGTCGCCTCGACGCCGCAAGCGAAGGCTTGCTGCTGTTTACTAACGACACAGCCTGGGCGGACCGCGTCCTCACCGACGCCACCCACATCAAAATCTACCGCGTACAAGTCAAGGGCAAACCCACCGCCGCCGAACTTTCGCAAATGGAATCCGGCTTCAGCGTCCCGCCCCGCGTCTTCGGCGAAAGCGAAGAATTCATGCACGCCGAGCGTGCGATTCTCCACAGCGAAGGAGAAAAGAACTGCTGGCTTGAAATTACTTTGTCCGAAGGCAAGAACCGCGAAATCCGCCGCATGCTCGCCCACCTCGGCTACGAAGTCATGCGCCTGATGCGCATTCAATTCGACAATTTCTCATTAAACGACTTAAAACCCGGCGAAATTCACAAAATCGTCCCCAAAATAGCCTCACATTAG
- a CDS encoding transglutaminase family protein: MKSLFSLSSLISRLSSKFFWPVLIVVFAASLALVLWSGQAEKMSFKDAACSFEDKLPGCLESVPAWNEGLAFYDSALKVSGDTLQSLKALLWEHWSLEFAGAGKPAVAKNSILPLRVLESRKSGCMGLSWLAMMVAESRQIPLSVIMLPGHVFLRYGTESTTGVNLEPNREGYSYTDEEYREKYKKGPWTGLEFKPLTPTQFVGLAAFNMGNSYLDSDLRRALTWYRMAEEFFSEYPGIKANQEIAKSRLPDHL; encoded by the coding sequence ATGAAAAGTCTTTTTTCTCTCTCGTCTCTCATCTCTCGTCTCTCGTCTAAATTTTTCTGGCCGGTGCTGATTGTCGTTTTTGCGGCGTCACTAGCGCTGGTGCTTTGGAGCGGACAAGCCGAGAAAATGAGCTTCAAAGATGCGGCTTGTTCTTTCGAAGACAAGTTGCCGGGCTGCTTGGAGTCGGTGCCGGCGTGGAACGAGGGACTTGCTTTTTATGACAGTGCTTTGAAGGTCTCCGGTGATACCTTGCAGAGCTTGAAGGCTTTGCTTTGGGAACACTGGAGTCTGGAATTTGCCGGAGCGGGGAAGCCTGCGGTGGCGAAGAATTCCATATTGCCCTTACGCGTTCTTGAATCCCGAAAATCCGGTTGCATGGGCCTTTCTTGGCTTGCGATGATGGTGGCTGAATCTAGGCAGATTCCCCTCTCGGTTATCATGCTGCCGGGTCATGTGTTCCTGCGTTATGGGACGGAATCTACAACTGGAGTGAATTTGGAACCCAATCGAGAGGGGTATTCCTACACGGACGAAGAGTACCGCGAAAAGTATAAAAAGGGACCCTGGACTGGTCTTGAATTTAAACCGCTGACCCCCACGCAATTTGTGGGACTTGCCGCTTTTAACATGGGAAATTCCTATTTGGATAGCGATTTGCGTCGCGCCTTGACATGGTACCGTATGGCCGAAGAATTCTTTTCGGAATATCCGGGGATAAAAGCCAATCAGGAAATCGCTAAAAGCCGCTTGCCAGACCACCTGTAG
- a CDS encoding radical SAM/SPASM domain-containing protein, producing MNAVYIEITDVCNLNCSFCPCGKTNSSASSHSTNKPREFMSTELFERCLTESATVAENVYFHVLGEPTLHPGFGLFLKKLEATSLKLNLTTNGTTIARTGKLILASSAVRQVNFSTHAYAELPQDDATRHLQDVLDFCKMANAIRPDLYINLRLWNVGDYASDAWNRTLLAKVNETFGNDSDNTESGTQISLEHFCSRHKSFNVTGRIYLHQDSRFEWPELDERRKTRDERIAAGTCRALDTHVAILHDGRVVACCLDHSGQITLGRIQEQNLAEILESPAAKSLREGFEKHELRHPLCQSCSFCKRFGK from the coding sequence ATGAACGCGGTTTATATCGAAATCACGGATGTTTGCAATTTGAATTGCAGCTTTTGTCCCTGCGGCAAGACGAATTCATCGGCATCGTCCCATTCGACAAATAAGCCGCGCGAATTCATGAGTACGGAACTGTTTGAGCGTTGCCTTACCGAATCAGCGACCGTTGCCGAGAACGTCTACTTTCATGTTCTCGGCGAACCTACGCTGCATCCGGGATTCGGCCTTTTCCTGAAAAAACTGGAAGCGACGTCGCTCAAACTGAACTTGACAACGAACGGCACCACGATTGCACGCACCGGCAAATTGATTCTAGCCTCCTCTGCGGTACGACAGGTGAATTTTTCAACGCACGCCTATGCAGAATTGCCGCAAGACGATGCGACCCGCCACCTCCAAGACGTCCTCGACTTTTGCAAGATGGCCAATGCCATTCGCCCAGACCTCTACATCAATTTAAGGCTCTGGAATGTAGGCGATTATGCCAGCGACGCTTGGAACCGAACCTTGCTCGCCAAGGTCAACGAGACATTCGGCAACGATTCTGACAACACTGAATCTGGCACGCAAATTTCGCTGGAACATTTCTGCAGCCGCCACAAGAGTTTCAATGTCACCGGAAGGATCTACCTGCATCAAGACAGCCGCTTTGAATGGCCTGAATTAGACGAGAGAAGAAAGACGAGAGACGAGAGAATTGCAGCAGGGACTTGCCGCGCCCTCGACACCCATGTAGCGATTCTGCACGACGGGCGCGTGGTCGCATGTTGTCTCGACCATAGCGGGCAAATCACACTCGGACGCATTCAGGAACAAAACCTCGCCGAAATTCTCGAATCGCCCGCCGCCAAGAGTCTCCGCGAAGGATTCGAGAAGCACGAATTGCGCCACCCGCTTTGTCAAAGTTGCTCCTTCTGCAAGCGCTTCGGCAAATAA
- a CDS encoding chloride channel protein — protein MKMRIQAFIQKWLSQPILIAVALVLGAIVGALTAFFGQVLLAVSALRDANPLYWIPGLALIGVAIVLGYQKFGKGSERGMDMVFGVAHGKESEIPLRMIPMVAVSTWLTHLFGGSAGREGVAIQIGATLGHNISKKIHVENAGKILLIAGMAAGFAGLFQTPLAAIALALEVLLVGYLNLSALLPATVAAFTAYKVSEMLGLEKFSVDLNTLFPDWNVAGLLWNENGLNIQFVLKLALLGILFGIVGGGFAKLLSLAKKLFANKLPNPLKRIAFVGIAISLLLLLFWQGRYAGLGTNLIDMSFAGSAQDATSIYACDWILKFALTIVTIAVGFKGGEVTPLFAIGATFGTWVAAMVGVPLPLAAALGYAAVFGGATNTLFAPIFIGAEIFGFDTLPAFFIVCVLAFACNGGQSIYAQKKLRLK, from the coding sequence ATGAAAATGCGAATTCAGGCCTTCATTCAAAAATGGCTTTCACAACCAATTCTTATCGCTGTAGCCTTGGTTCTTGGAGCAATTGTTGGAGCCCTCACCGCCTTTTTCGGGCAAGTTTTACTGGCCGTCAGCGCCCTTCGCGACGCCAACCCACTTTACTGGATTCCGGGACTAGCCCTGATCGGTGTCGCAATCGTACTCGGTTACCAGAAATTTGGCAAGGGCTCCGAACGCGGCATGGATATGGTTTTCGGAGTTGCCCATGGTAAAGAAAGCGAAATTCCGCTGCGCATGATCCCGATGGTGGCGGTAAGCACTTGGCTGACGCATTTGTTCGGCGGTAGCGCTGGCCGCGAAGGTGTCGCGATTCAAATTGGCGCCACTCTCGGGCACAACATCAGTAAAAAGATTCATGTCGAAAACGCGGGCAAGATTCTGCTGATTGCAGGCATGGCCGCAGGTTTTGCCGGACTTTTCCAGACGCCGCTTGCCGCCATTGCGCTCGCACTCGAAGTTCTACTTGTGGGATACTTGAATCTGTCGGCATTGCTCCCCGCCACGGTCGCCGCATTTACGGCCTACAAAGTTTCCGAAATGCTCGGACTTGAAAAATTCTCCGTCGACTTGAATACGCTTTTCCCTGATTGGAACGTTGCCGGACTTCTGTGGAACGAAAACGGATTGAATATTCAATTTGTGCTGAAGCTTGCGCTACTCGGCATACTATTCGGTATCGTCGGTGGCGGCTTTGCAAAATTGCTTTCGCTCGCCAAGAAGCTTTTCGCAAACAAGTTGCCGAACCCACTCAAGCGAATCGCTTTCGTTGGCATTGCCATAAGCCTTCTTTTGCTGCTGTTCTGGCAGGGCCGCTATGCGGGCCTGGGTACCAACTTGATTGATATGAGCTTCGCCGGTTCTGCGCAAGACGCCACATCGATTTACGCCTGCGACTGGATTCTGAAATTCGCGCTGACCATCGTGACGATTGCAGTCGGATTCAAAGGTGGCGAAGTCACCCCGTTGTTTGCCATTGGGGCAACCTTTGGCACTTGGGTTGCCGCTATGGTGGGCGTACCCCTGCCGCTCGCAGCCGCCCTCGGTTACGCCGCTGTCTTTGGCGGAGCCACCAACACCCTGTTCGCCCCCATTTTCATCGGTGCAGAAATCTTCGGATTCGACACATTGCCGGCATTCTTTATCGTTTGCGTACTCGCTTTCGCTTGCAACGGCGGCCAAAGCATTTACGCCCAGAAAAAACTGAGACTAAAATGA
- a CDS encoding RluA family pseudouridine synthase, translating into MYFESVVQPEHEGWLLLDSLCKRFTYHSRELWGEKIANGFVSVNGVAANLETIAHRGDKVVYHVTNYTEPEVPTDFKVVFEDDEFMLVAKPAGVPVHHTGHIFYNTFTSIVRRGTDYETATPMHRLDRDTGGLMLFAKYAESAARFQKNLDRILLKKFYMAVVRGDFAVEGTPAGEPVDCTMPLREDPADRLRLRMHHFADGKPCHTRFRKVGEGQLLQPVAGESKYSVVEAELLTGRKHQIRAHLAELGYPILGDRLYSFDGIYYEKMSRSWSRDPSVDNSEEGLSAEDLTALGGKSQMLYAYKVEIQLPYWKESRVFDCADYPTDMAVLVQNAQKNA; encoded by the coding sequence ATGTATTTCGAGAGCGTGGTGCAGCCGGAGCATGAAGGCTGGCTGTTGCTCGATTCGCTCTGCAAGCGCTTTACTTACCATAGTCGCGAACTGTGGGGCGAAAAGATTGCGAATGGCTTTGTGTCGGTGAACGGCGTGGCCGCGAATCTGGAGACGATTGCGCACCGCGGCGACAAGGTGGTGTACCACGTCACGAACTACACCGAGCCCGAAGTGCCGACGGATTTTAAGGTCGTATTCGAAGACGACGAATTCATGCTGGTGGCAAAGCCTGCGGGCGTGCCGGTGCACCATACGGGCCATATATTCTACAATACTTTTACGTCGATTGTGCGTCGCGGAACGGACTACGAAACCGCGACCCCCATGCATCGCCTGGACCGCGATACGGGCGGACTCATGCTGTTTGCGAAATATGCGGAGTCGGCAGCAAGATTCCAGAAAAATCTGGACCGCATTTTGCTGAAGAAATTTTATATGGCGGTCGTGCGCGGGGACTTCGCGGTCGAAGGAACCCCTGCGGGCGAGCCTGTAGATTGCACGATGCCTTTGCGCGAAGACCCCGCGGACCGCTTGCGGCTCCGCATGCACCACTTTGCCGATGGCAAACCCTGCCACACGCGCTTTAGAAAGGTTGGTGAGGGGCAGCTTTTACAGCCGGTGGCAGGCGAGTCGAAGTACTCGGTGGTGGAGGCGGAACTTTTGACGGGCCGCAAGCACCAGATTCGGGCCCACCTCGCAGAACTCGGGTACCCGATTCTGGGCGACCGCCTGTACAGCTTCGATGGCATTTACTACGAGAAGATGTCTCGCTCCTGGTCTCGCGATCCTTCTGTCGATAATTCCGAAGAAGGCCTTTCCGCCGAAGACCTCACGGCCCTCGGCGGCAAGTCGCAGATGCTTTATGCCTACAAGGTCGAAATCCAGTTGCCTTACTGGAAAGAATCGCGCGTTTTCGACTGCGCAGACTACCCGACAGACATGGCGGTGCTTGTCCAAAACGCCCAAAAGAATGCGTAA
- a CDS encoding MBOAT family protein encodes MVFSSQLFLFYFLPTFLVGYFVLYKFHAKHSLLNFFITVFSYVFYGWLEPWLVFLMFGCTLVVYVAGRFISAPGASKLQRNLALGAAVAVNLGALGYFKYYMFGMGVINDVITKLGCEPFSVMTVLLPVGISFYSFQSMSYAIDVWRGTAPPVKNFATFACYVALFPQLVAGPIVRYNTVAEELETRTHTLENFVRGIAFFCFGFAEKIFLANQVGIIADRVFAADAPGVLNSWWGALAYMFQIYFDFSAYSNMAIGLGLMLGFHFPRNFNGPYRSKSITEFWKFWHISLTSWFRDYLYIPLGGNRVGTARLYFNLFLVMFVSGVWHGANWTFVCWGLYHAFFMIVERANNKNAFYYKAPKVVQVLITQVIVLFGWVLFRADSIGEAWRMWKCMLGLNAISSADAILSTEIFTPTCLFFMALAALLSFWKFRSFDFCNKVSPLRVAVALVIFVVAVLALFTQSYNPFLYFQF; translated from the coding sequence GTGGTTTTCTCTTCTCAGCTTTTTCTGTTCTATTTCTTGCCGACTTTTTTGGTCGGCTACTTCGTGTTGTACAAGTTCCACGCGAAGCATTCCTTGTTGAATTTTTTCATCACGGTTTTCAGCTACGTTTTTTACGGATGGCTTGAACCGTGGCTTGTGTTCTTGATGTTTGGCTGCACCTTGGTGGTGTACGTGGCTGGCCGATTCATTTCGGCGCCGGGTGCTTCCAAGTTGCAACGGAACTTGGCGCTGGGAGCTGCGGTAGCGGTGAACCTGGGCGCTCTAGGTTATTTCAAGTACTACATGTTCGGCATGGGCGTCATCAATGACGTGATTACCAAGTTGGGCTGTGAACCCTTCTCGGTGATGACGGTGCTTTTGCCGGTGGGTATTTCGTTCTATTCGTTCCAGTCCATGAGCTACGCCATTGACGTGTGGCGTGGTACGGCGCCTCCGGTCAAGAACTTTGCGACTTTCGCCTGCTATGTGGCTTTGTTCCCGCAGCTGGTGGCGGGCCCGATTGTGCGCTACAATACGGTGGCCGAAGAACTTGAAACCCGCACCCATACCCTTGAAAACTTTGTGCGCGGCATTGCGTTTTTCTGCTTTGGCTTTGCCGAAAAGATTTTCCTCGCCAACCAGGTGGGGATTATCGCAGACCGCGTGTTTGCGGCGGATGCACCGGGTGTCCTGAATAGCTGGTGGGGCGCACTGGCGTACATGTTCCAGATTTATTTTGACTTCTCGGCGTATTCGAATATGGCGATTGGTCTTGGCCTGATGCTCGGGTTCCATTTCCCGCGCAACTTTAACGGTCCGTACCGTTCCAAGAGTATTACCGAATTCTGGAAGTTCTGGCATATCTCGCTTACGAGTTGGTTCCGCGATTACCTGTATATTCCGCTGGGCGGAAACCGCGTGGGAACGGCGCGTCTATACTTTAATCTGTTCCTGGTGATGTTCGTGAGCGGCGTGTGGCACGGTGCCAACTGGACTTTTGTGTGCTGGGGCTTGTACCATGCCTTCTTTATGATTGTGGAACGCGCGAACAACAAGAACGCTTTCTATTACAAGGCTCCCAAAGTGGTGCAGGTCCTGATTACGCAGGTGATCGTGCTGTTTGGCTGGGTGCTGTTCCGCGCCGATAGCATTGGCGAGGCTTGGCGTATGTGGAAGTGCATGCTCGGCTTGAATGCGATCAGTTCTGCCGACGCGATTCTTTCGACTGAAATCTTTACGCCGACTTGCCTGTTCTTCATGGCGCTTGCGGCTCTGCTTTCGTTCTGGAAGTTCCGTAGTTTCGATTTTTGCAACAAAGTTTCGCCGTTGCGTGTGGCGGTGGCCTTGGTCATTTTTGTGGTGGCGGTTCTTGCTTTGTTTACACAGAGTTACAATCCGTTTTTGTATTTCCAATTCTAG